Proteins encoded within one genomic window of Alteribacter populi:
- the rplW gene encoding 50S ribosomal protein L23 — MANARDIIKRPVVTERSTDLMAEKKYTFEVDTRANKTQIKSAVEEIFDVKVDKVNTMNYKGKFRRFGRYTGYKSKRKKAIVQLTPDSKELDFFEGV; from the coding sequence ATGGCAAACGCTCGTGATATTATTAAGCGCCCCGTTGTTACTGAACGTTCTACAGACTTGATGGCTGAGAAAAAGTACACGTTTGAAGTGGATACTCGCGCCAACAAAACTCAAATTAAGAGTGCTGTAGAAGAGATCTTTGATGTAAAAGTAGACAAAGTAAACACGATGAACTACAAAGGCAAGTTCCGTCGTTTTGGACGTTATACAGGCTACAAGAGCAAGCGCAAAAAAGCCATTGTTCAATTGACACCAGATAGCAAAGAACTAGACTTCTTTGAAGGTGTATAA
- the rplN gene encoding 50S ribosomal protein L14 has protein sequence MIQQESRLKVADNSGAREVQCIKVLGGSGRKVANIGDIIVCSVKQATPGGVVKKGEVVKAVIVRSKSGARRPDGSYIKFDENAAVVVRDDKSPRGTRIFGPVARELRENQFMKIVSLAPEVL, from the coding sequence ATGATCCAACAAGAAAGTCGTTTAAAAGTAGCTGATAACTCAGGTGCTCGTGAAGTTCAATGTATCAAAGTTCTAGGTGGTTCCGGACGTAAAGTAGCGAACATCGGAGACATTATCGTTTGTTCGGTAAAACAAGCAACACCTGGTGGCGTTGTCAAGAAAGGTGAAGTCGTGAAGGCGGTTATCGTTCGCTCAAAGAGTGGAGCACGTCGCCCGGACGGTTCTTACATCAAGTTTGACGAGAACGCAGCTGTTGTTGTTCGTGACGACAAGAGCCCACGCGGAACTCGTATCTTCGGACCAGTTGCCCGTGAACTTCGTGAAAATCAATTCATGAAGATCGTATCCTTGGCTCCTGAAGTGCTTTAA
- the rplX gene encoding 50S ribosomal protein L24 → MHVKKGDNVKVISGKDKGKEGQILEAYPSQNRVLVEGINMIKKHAKPSQANPQGGILNQEAAIHVSNVMPVDPKTGEPTRVGYKEENGKKVRIAKKSGEALDK, encoded by the coding sequence ATGCATGTGAAAAAAGGAGATAACGTTAAAGTAATCTCTGGTAAGGACAAAGGCAAGGAAGGACAAATCCTTGAAGCTTATCCAAGCCAAAACCGCGTCCTTGTAGAAGGAATCAACATGATCAAGAAGCATGCGAAACCTTCGCAAGCGAATCCACAAGGTGGTATTTTAAACCAGGAAGCGGCGATTCACGTATCCAACGTTATGCCGGTTGACCCTAAAACGGGCGAGCCGACACGTGTTGGTTACAAAGAAGAAAACGGTAAAAAAGTGCGTATCGCTAAGAAATCCGGCGAAGCGTTAGATAAGTAA
- the rpsQ gene encoding 30S ribosomal protein S17, with protein MAERNNRKSYTGRVVSDKMDKTVTVLVETYKMHPLYGKRVKYSKKFKAHDENNTAKVGDIVRIMETRPLSKNKRFRLVEVVEEAVII; from the coding sequence GTGGCAGAGCGTAATAACCGCAAGAGCTATACTGGTCGTGTTGTATCTGACAAAATGGACAAAACGGTTACAGTTCTTGTAGAAACGTACAAAATGCATCCGCTATACGGCAAACGCGTTAAATACTCCAAAAAGTTTAAAGCACATGATGAAAACAACACCGCGAAAGTCGGCGACATCGTTCGCATTATGGAAACACGTCCACTTTCAAAAAACAAGCGTTTCCGTCTTGTGGAAGTAGTCGAAGAAGCGGTCATTATTTAA
- the rplD gene encoding 50S ribosomal protein L4: MPKVALFNQTGSQVGDIELSDSIFGIEPNESVLYDAVVMQQASQRQGTHAVKGRSDVRGGGRKPWRQKGTGRARHGSIRSPLWVGGGVAFGPGPRSYGYKLPKKVRRLAIKSALSSKVQAEELRVLEGLSLETPKTKEMKSVLSGLSAAEKTLVVTADYNDAVALSTRNLAGVKFVTAEGLSVLDVLNHDNLVITQDAVKKVEEVLA, from the coding sequence ATGCCTAAAGTTGCTTTATTTAACCAAACTGGCTCTCAAGTAGGCGACATCGAGCTTTCAGATAGTATTTTTGGCATTGAGCCAAATGAAAGTGTTCTTTATGACGCTGTTGTTATGCAGCAAGCCTCACAAAGACAAGGCACACACGCTGTAAAAGGACGTTCAGACGTTCGCGGCGGTGGTCGTAAACCTTGGAGACAAAAAGGTACTGGACGTGCACGTCACGGATCAATCCGTTCACCATTATGGGTTGGCGGGGGTGTTGCATTCGGCCCTGGACCTCGTAGCTATGGCTACAAGTTACCGAAAAAAGTTCGTCGCTTGGCGATTAAATCAGCTCTTTCTTCCAAGGTTCAAGCGGAAGAACTCCGCGTATTGGAAGGATTGAGCTTAGAAACACCAAAAACAAAAGAGATGAAATCCGTATTAAGCGGCTTATCTGCAGCAGAGAAAACACTTGTTGTAACAGCTGATTATAACGATGCGGTCGCTCTTTCTACACGTAACCTAGCTGGAGTAAAGTTCGTTACTGCAGAAGGATTAAGCGTGTTAGACGTTTTGAACCACGACAACCTCGTGATCACTCAAGACGCTGTTAAAAAGGTAGAGGAGGTGCTTGCATAA
- the rpsS gene encoding 30S ribosomal protein S19, which produces MGRSLKKGPFVDDHLMKKVEALNESEDRKVIKTWSRRSTIFPQFIGHTIAVYDGRKHVPVYVSEDMVGHKLGEFAPSRTYKGHASDDKKTRR; this is translated from the coding sequence ATGGGTCGCAGCTTAAAAAAAGGACCTTTTGTCGATGATCATCTAATGAAGAAAGTAGAAGCATTAAACGAGAGTGAAGACAGAAAAGTGATTAAAACTTGGTCTCGCCGTTCTACAATTTTCCCACAATTCATCGGTCATACGATTGCAGTATATGATGGTCGTAAACACGTACCGGTTTACGTATCTGAAGATATGGTTGGACATAAGCTTGGCGAGTTTGCTCCTAGCAGAACTTACAAAGGCCATGCTTCTGACGACAAGAAAACTAGACGCTAA
- the rpmC gene encoding 50S ribosomal protein L29 yields the protein MKANEIRNLTTAEIEQKSKSLKEELFNLRFQLATGQLDNPARIREVKKAIARAKTVLRERELGITNE from the coding sequence ATGAAAGCTAATGAAATCCGCAACCTAACCACTGCTGAGATTGAACAAAAATCAAAATCTCTTAAAGAAGAGCTATTTAACCTTCGCTTTCAACTTGCGACTGGACAATTAGACAATCCAGCCCGCATCCGTGAAGTTAAAAAAGCTATTGCACGTGCGAAAACAGTTTTGCGTGAAAGAGAGTTAGGCATTACGAACGAATAA
- a CDS encoding type Z 30S ribosomal protein S14 — MAKKSMIAKAKRPKKFKVQEYTRCERCGRPHSVIRKFKLCRICFRDLAYKGQIPGVKKASW, encoded by the coding sequence TTGGCAAAGAAATCAATGATCGCTAAAGCGAAACGACCAAAGAAATTTAAAGTTCAAGAATATACACGTTGCGAACGTTGCGGACGCCCACACAGTGTCATTCGTAAATTTAAGCTGTGCCGTATCTGTTTCCGTGATCTCGCATACAAAGGTCAAATTCCGGGCGTTAAAAAAGCAAGCTGGTAA
- the fusA gene encoding elongation factor G → MGREFSLEKTRNIGIMAHIDAGKTTTTERVLFYTGRIHKIGETHEGASQMDWMDQEQERGITITSAATTAAWREHRVNIIDTPGHVDFTVEVERSLRVLDGAVAVLDAQSGVEPQTETVWRQATTYGVPRVVFVNKMDKIGADFLYSLGTMHDRLGANAQAIQLPIGAEDDFEGIIDLVEMKAFYYLDDLGSRTEAREIPDEYKDQANEYREKLLEAVSELDEDLMMKYLEGEELTVDEIKAAIRKGTCDVEFYPVICGSAFKNKGVQLMLDSVIDYLPSPLDVPDMTGFLPDTEEEVLRKAGDDEPFSALAFKVATDPYVGKLTFFRVYSGSVNAGSYVKNSTKDKRERMGRILQMHANHREEIPTCYSGDIAAGVGLKNTSTGDTLCDEKSTVILESMEFPEPVISLSVEPKSKADQDKMGIALAKLAEEDPTFRTHTDEETGQTIIAGMGELHLDIIVDRLKREFKVEANVGAPQVSYRESIRQSAKCEGKFVRQSGGRGQFGHVWVEFSPNEEGAGFEFEDAIVGGVVPREYIASVGQGLEESLKNGMLAGYPVIDVKARLFDGSYHDVDSNEMAFKVAASLAVKEAVKKCDPAILEPIMKVEVVVPEEYMGDIMGDVTSRRGRVEGMEARGNAQIVKAMVPLSEMFGYATSLRSNTQGRGQYTMHFDHYEEVPKSISEEIVKKQSGS, encoded by the coding sequence ATGGGAAGAGAGTTCTCCTTGGAAAAAACTCGTAATATCGGGATCATGGCTCACATCGATGCCGGTAAAACGACAACAACTGAACGAGTTCTTTTCTACACAGGACGTATTCACAAAATCGGTGAAACGCACGAAGGTGCTTCTCAAATGGACTGGATGGACCAAGAGCAAGAGCGTGGTATCACGATCACGTCTGCTGCAACAACAGCTGCATGGAGAGAACACCGCGTTAACATCATCGATACACCAGGTCACGTAGACTTTACTGTAGAGGTAGAGCGTTCTTTACGTGTACTTGACGGTGCAGTTGCAGTACTTGATGCACAATCCGGTGTAGAACCACAAACGGAAACAGTTTGGCGCCAAGCTACGACATACGGTGTACCACGTGTTGTTTTCGTAAACAAAATGGACAAGATCGGAGCCGATTTCCTTTATTCTCTAGGCACAATGCACGATCGTTTAGGTGCAAACGCACAAGCGATCCAACTGCCAATTGGTGCAGAGGATGACTTCGAAGGAATTATCGACCTTGTCGAAATGAAAGCTTTCTATTACTTAGACGATCTAGGTTCACGTACTGAAGCTCGTGAAATTCCAGACGAATACAAAGATCAAGCGAATGAATACCGCGAGAAGTTATTGGAAGCTGTTTCTGAGCTAGACGAAGATTTAATGATGAAGTATCTTGAAGGTGAAGAACTCACTGTGGATGAGATTAAAGCTGCTATCCGTAAAGGTACTTGTGACGTTGAATTTTATCCAGTTATTTGTGGATCGGCTTTCAAAAACAAAGGTGTTCAACTAATGCTTGACTCTGTTATTGATTACTTGCCATCTCCACTTGATGTACCGGATATGACAGGTTTTCTACCTGACACAGAAGAAGAGGTTCTACGTAAAGCGGGCGATGACGAGCCATTCTCTGCATTGGCGTTTAAAGTTGCGACAGACCCATATGTAGGTAAACTTACGTTCTTCCGTGTATACTCTGGTTCAGTAAACGCAGGTTCATATGTAAAGAACTCTACAAAAGATAAGCGTGAGCGTATGGGACGTATCCTTCAAATGCACGCAAACCACCGTGAAGAGATTCCAACTTGCTACTCCGGTGATATTGCTGCAGGTGTTGGTCTTAAAAATACGTCTACAGGTGACACACTATGTGACGAGAAAAGCACTGTAATTCTCGAATCCATGGAGTTCCCTGAGCCAGTTATCTCCTTGTCTGTAGAGCCAAAGTCTAAAGCAGACCAAGATAAAATGGGTATTGCTTTAGCGAAGCTTGCTGAAGAGGATCCAACATTCCGCACACACACTGATGAAGAAACTGGACAAACGATCATCGCTGGTATGGGTGAACTTCACCTTGACATCATCGTAGACCGTCTGAAACGTGAATTCAAAGTAGAAGCGAATGTAGGGGCTCCACAAGTTTCTTACCGTGAAAGTATTCGCCAAAGCGCTAAGTGTGAAGGTAAATTCGTACGTCAATCTGGTGGTCGTGGACAATTCGGTCACGTATGGGTTGAGTTCTCTCCAAACGAAGAGGGAGCAGGTTTCGAATTTGAAGATGCTATTGTTGGTGGGGTTGTTCCTCGTGAATACATTGCATCAGTAGGACAAGGCCTTGAAGAATCACTTAAAAACGGTATGCTTGCAGGTTATCCCGTAATCGACGTTAAAGCACGTCTTTTCGACGGTTCTTACCACGATGTTGACTCAAACGAGATGGCATTTAAAGTGGCTGCTTCTCTTGCTGTTAAAGAAGCAGTGAAAAAATGTGACCCAGCTATTCTTGAGCCAATCATGAAAGTTGAAGTGGTTGTTCCTGAAGAATACATGGGAGATATTATGGGTGACGTTACTTCTCGCCGTGGACGTGTAGAAGGAATGGAAGCTCGCGGAAATGCACAAATCGTTAAGGCAATGGTGCCACTTTCCGAAATGTTTGGATATGCAACATCACTACGTTCAAACACACAAGGTCGTGGACAATATACAATGCATTTTGACCACTATGAAGAAGTGCCAAAGAGTATTTCTGAAGAGATTGTAAAAAAACAATCTGGTAGTTAA
- the rplC gene encoding 50S ribosomal protein L3, translating into MTKGILGKKLGMTQVFADNGEVIPVTVIEANPNVVLQKKTVESDGYEAIQIGFSDKKDHRSNKPEKGHAAKADTAPKRFVKEIRHANMSDYEVGQEVKVDTFAEGDVVDVTGQSKGKGFQGSIKRHNQSRGPMSHGSRYHRGPGSMGPTDPNHVRKGKKLPGQMGGETKTIQNLEVVRVDTERNLLLVKGNVPGAKKSFVTVESAVKAN; encoded by the coding sequence ATGACCAAAGGAATCTTAGGTAAGAAATTAGGAATGACTCAAGTGTTTGCTGATAACGGTGAGGTCATCCCAGTAACTGTAATCGAAGCTAACCCTAACGTTGTTCTTCAAAAGAAAACGGTAGAAAGCGACGGTTACGAAGCGATCCAAATCGGATTCAGTGATAAAAAAGATCACCGCTCTAACAAGCCTGAAAAAGGCCACGCTGCAAAAGCTGACACTGCCCCTAAGCGCTTCGTTAAAGAAATCCGTCACGCAAATATGTCGGATTATGAAGTTGGTCAGGAAGTCAAAGTTGATACATTTGCAGAAGGTGACGTTGTAGACGTTACAGGACAATCCAAGGGTAAAGGTTTCCAAGGCTCAATTAAACGCCACAACCAATCCCGCGGACCAATGTCCCACGGTTCACGTTATCACCGTGGTCCTGGTTCAATGGGACCTACAGACCCGAACCATGTACGCAAAGGTAAAAAATTACCTGGACAAATGGGTGGAGAAACTAAAACAATTCAAAACCTTGAAGTTGTCCGTGTAGATACAGAACGCAACTTGCTCTTGGTAAAAGGAAATGTACCGGGCGCTAAGAAAAGCTTCGTTACAGTAGAATCTGCTGTAAAAGCTAATTAA
- the tuf gene encoding elongation factor Tu, which translates to MAKEKFDRSKTHANIGTIGHVDHGKTTLTAAITHVLHKQSGKGSAMAYDQIDGAPEERERGITISTAHVEYETDTRHYAHVDCPGHADYVKNMITGAAQMDGAILVVSAADGPMPQTREHILLSRQVGVPSIVVFLNKTDQVDDEELLELVEMEVRDLLSEYDFPGDDIPVVKGSALKALEGDADHEQAIIDLMAQVDEYIPTPERDKDKPFMMPVEDVFSITGRGTVATGRVERGQLNVGDEVEIIGIEEESKKTTVTGVEMFRKLLDYAEAGDNIGALLRGVSRDDITRGQVLAKPGTITPHTKFKSEVYVLSKEEGGRHTPFFSNYRPQFYFRTTDVTGVINLPEGVEMVMPGDNIEMVVELINPIAIEEGTKFSIREGGRTVGAGVVAEIQE; encoded by the coding sequence ATGGCTAAAGAAAAATTTGATCGTTCCAAGACGCATGCCAATATTGGTACAATTGGACACGTTGACCATGGTAAAACAACATTAACTGCTGCAATCACTCACGTACTTCATAAGCAATCCGGTAAAGGTTCTGCGATGGCTTATGACCAAATCGACGGTGCTCCTGAAGAGCGCGAACGTGGAATCACAATCTCCACTGCACACGTTGAGTACGAAACTGACACTCGTCACTATGCACACGTTGACTGCCCAGGACACGCAGACTACGTTAAAAACATGATCACAGGTGCCGCTCAAATGGACGGTGCAATCCTAGTTGTTTCTGCTGCTGACGGCCCAATGCCACAAACTCGTGAGCACATTCTACTTTCTCGTCAGGTAGGGGTACCTTCAATCGTAGTATTCCTTAACAAAACTGACCAAGTAGACGACGAAGAACTACTTGAATTAGTAGAAATGGAAGTTCGTGACCTACTTTCTGAGTACGACTTCCCAGGCGATGACATCCCAGTAGTAAAAGGTTCTGCTCTTAAAGCTCTTGAAGGAGATGCTGACCACGAACAAGCGATCATTGACCTAATGGCGCAAGTGGATGAGTACATCCCAACTCCAGAGCGTGACAAAGACAAGCCATTTATGATGCCTGTTGAGGACGTATTCTCAATCACTGGCCGTGGTACTGTTGCAACTGGCCGTGTTGAGCGTGGACAACTTAACGTAGGTGACGAAGTTGAAATCATCGGTATCGAAGAAGAGTCTAAGAAGACTACTGTAACAGGTGTTGAAATGTTCCGTAAGCTTCTTGACTACGCTGAAGCTGGTGACAACATTGGTGCGCTACTACGTGGTGTATCCCGTGACGACATCACTCGTGGACAAGTTCTTGCTAAGCCAGGAACAATCACTCCACACACTAAATTTAAATCTGAAGTTTACGTTCTTTCTAAAGAAGAGGGTGGACGTCACACTCCATTCTTCTCTAACTACCGTCCTCAGTTCTACTTCCGTACAACTGACGTAACTGGTGTAATCAACCTTCCAGAAGGTGTTGAAATGGTTATGCCTGGAGACAACATCGAAATGGTAGTTGAACTAATCAACCCAATCGCGATTGAAGAGGGAACTAAGTTCTCTATCCGTGAAGGTGGCCGTACAGTAGGCGCCGGCGTTGTTGCTGAGATCCAAGAGTAA
- the rpsH gene encoding 30S ribosomal protein S8, with product MVMTDPIADMLTRIRNANTVRHTSLELPASKIKKEVADILKREGFIRDFEFIEDNKQGILRIFLKYGVNNERVITGLKKISKPGLRVYAKADEVPRVLGGLGIAVISSSSGIITDKDARQKQVGGEVLAYIW from the coding sequence ATGGTCATGACTGATCCTATTGCAGATATGCTAACTCGTATTCGTAATGCGAATACTGTACGTCACACAAGCTTGGAGCTTCCTGCTTCCAAGATCAAAAAAGAAGTTGCTGACATTTTGAAGCGTGAAGGTTTCATCCGCGACTTTGAATTTATTGAGGACAACAAGCAAGGCATCCTTCGTATTTTCCTTAAGTACGGTGTGAATAACGAACGCGTTATCACTGGACTTAAGAAAATTAGTAAACCAGGCCTGCGTGTTTATGCAAAAGCTGATGAAGTACCACGTGTACTTGGCGGTTTAGGTATCGCTGTTATTTCTTCATCAAGCGGCATCATCACTGACAAAGATGCTCGCCAAAAGCAAGTTGGCGGCGAAGTTTTAGCATACATTTGGTAA
- the rpsC gene encoding 30S ribosomal protein S3, protein MGQKVNPIGLRVGVIRDWESKWYADKDYADLLHEDIKVREYLEKRLKDASVSTIEIERAANRVNVTIYTAKPGMVIGKGGSEVEALRKALNQLTGKRVHININEVKSPDTDARLVADNIARQLENRISFRRAMKQAIQRTMRSGAQGIRTEVSGRLGGADIARSESYSEGTVPLHTLRADIDYGTAEADTTYGKLGVKIWVYRGEVLPTKGTKQEEGGK, encoded by the coding sequence GTGGGTCAAAAAGTAAATCCAATCGGACTTCGTGTTGGCGTTATTCGTGACTGGGAGTCCAAATGGTATGCAGACAAAGACTATGCTGATCTACTTCACGAAGACATCAAAGTTCGTGAATATCTAGAGAAGCGTTTAAAAGACGCATCCGTATCCACTATTGAAATCGAACGTGCCGCTAATCGCGTGAACGTGACGATCTACACTGCGAAGCCAGGAATGGTTATCGGTAAAGGTGGATCCGAGGTTGAAGCACTACGTAAAGCATTAAATCAACTAACTGGTAAACGTGTACACATCAACATCAACGAAGTGAAGTCTCCGGACACAGACGCTCGTCTTGTTGCTGATAACATTGCACGTCAATTAGAAAATCGTATTTCTTTCCGCCGCGCTATGAAACAAGCGATCCAACGCACAATGCGTTCTGGAGCACAAGGTATTCGTACTGAGGTTTCTGGCCGTCTTGGCGGAGCAGACATTGCTCGTTCTGAATCCTACAGCGAAGGCACTGTACCACTACACACTCTTCGTGCGGACATCGACTACGGTACTGCTGAAGCAGACACTACCTACGGTAAATTGGGTGTGAAGATCTGGGTCTATCGTGGTGAAGTCCTTCCAACGAAAGGAACGAAACAAGAGGAAGGAGGAAAATAA
- the rplE gene encoding 50S ribosomal protein L5 — protein MSRLKERYNGEIVPSLTEKFNYSSVMAVPKIEKIVINMGIGDAVQNSKVLDKAVEELTEISGQKPVITKAKKSIAGFKLREGMPIGAKVTLRGQRMYDFLDKLISVSLPRVRDFRGISKKAFDGRGNYTLGVKEQLIFPEIEYDKVDKVRGMDIVIVTTAETDEEARELLTQMGMPFQK, from the coding sequence ATGAGTCGTCTTAAAGAAAGATACAACGGAGAGATTGTTCCATCTCTTACAGAAAAATTTAACTACTCTTCCGTCATGGCAGTGCCAAAAATCGAGAAAATTGTTATTAACATGGGGATCGGGGATGCTGTACAGAACTCAAAAGTTCTAGACAAAGCTGTTGAAGAGCTAACTGAAATCTCTGGTCAAAAACCTGTTATTACAAAGGCGAAAAAGTCTATTGCAGGATTTAAGCTACGTGAAGGTATGCCGATCGGTGCGAAAGTTACCCTTCGCGGTCAGCGCATGTACGATTTCCTTGATAAACTAATTTCGGTTTCTTTACCGCGTGTACGTGACTTCCGCGGAATTTCAAAGAAAGCCTTTGACGGACGAGGGAACTATACATTGGGAGTTAAAGAACAATTAATTTTCCCAGAAATTGAGTATGACAAAGTCGATAAAGTTCGTGGAATGGACATCGTCATTGTTACTACAGCTGAAACGGACGAAGAAGCGCGTGAACTACTCACTCAAATGGGTATGCCGTTTCAAAAATAA
- the rplV gene encoding 50S ribosomal protein L22: MEAKAVAKQVRIAPRKVRLVVDLIRGKEVGEAISILRHTPKTASPVVEKLVNSAIANAEHNYEMEPNNLVVSQVFVDEGVTLKRFRPRAMGRASRINKRTSHITVVLTEKKEG; encoded by the coding sequence ATGGAAGCAAAAGCAGTAGCGAAACAAGTGCGTATTGCTCCTCGCAAGGTGCGTTTAGTGGTTGATTTGATTCGTGGCAAAGAAGTTGGAGAAGCAATCTCTATCTTACGTCACACTCCGAAGACAGCTTCTCCGGTAGTTGAGAAGTTAGTCAATTCGGCAATCGCTAACGCTGAGCACAATTACGAAATGGAACCAAACAATTTGGTTGTAAGTCAAGTATTTGTTGATGAAGGGGTAACACTTAAGAGATTCCGTCCACGTGCGATGGGTCGTGCTAGCCGCATCAACAAACGTACGAGTCATATTACAGTAGTTCTTACAGAAAAGAAGGAGGGATAA
- the rplP gene encoding 50S ribosomal protein L16 — protein MLMPKRVKFRREHRGKMRGRAKGGTDVSFGEYGLQALEASWITNRQIEAARIAMTRYMKRGGKVWIKIFPDKPYTAKPLEVRMGSGKGAPEGWVAVVKPGKIMFEIAGVSEEVAREALRLASHKLPIKTKFVKREEVGGDANES, from the coding sequence ATGCTAATGCCTAAACGTGTAAAATTCCGTCGTGAACACCGTGGAAAAATGCGCGGCCGAGCAAAAGGTGGCACTGATGTATCTTTCGGTGAATACGGCCTACAAGCTTTGGAAGCGTCATGGATCACGAACCGACAAATTGAAGCAGCACGTATTGCTATGACACGTTATATGAAACGTGGAGGTAAAGTGTGGATTAAAATTTTCCCTGATAAGCCTTACACTGCAAAACCATTAGAAGTACGAATGGGTTCCGGTAAAGGGGCACCTGAAGGCTGGGTAGCAGTTGTGAAACCTGGGAAAATCATGTTTGAAATTGCAGGAGTTTCTGAAGAAGTAGCCCGCGAAGCATTGCGACTAGCTTCTCATAAATTACCGATCAAAACTAAGTTTGTAAAACGCGAAGAAGTGGGTGGTGACGCAAATGAAAGCTAA
- the rpsJ gene encoding 30S ribosomal protein S10 — MAKQKIRIRLKAYDHRTLDQSAEKIVETAKRSGASVSGPIPLPTEKSVYTILRAVHKYKDSREQFEMRTHKRLIDIVEPTPQTVDALMRLDLPSGVDIEIKL, encoded by the coding sequence ATGGCAAAACAAAAAATTCGCATTCGTCTTAAAGCTTACGATCACAGAACGTTGGATCAGTCAGCTGAGAAAATCGTTGAAACAGCGAAGCGTTCAGGTGCTAGTGTTTCTGGTCCTATCCCGCTTCCAACTGAAAAATCTGTTTACACGATTCTACGTGCGGTGCACAAGTACAAAGATTCTCGTGAACAATTCGAGATGCGTACGCACAAGCGTTTAATCGACATTGTGGAACCTACTCCACAAACTGTTGATGCTCTAATGCGATTAGACCTGCCATCAGGCGTCGATATCGAAATCAAACTATAA
- the rplB gene encoding 50S ribosomal protein L2 produces MAIKKYKPTTAGRRGMSVLDFQEITTDKPEKSLLTPLKKQGGRNNQGRLTVRHQGGGHKRQYRIIDFKRNKDGIPGRVATIEYDPNRSANIALINYVDGEKRYILAPKGLKVDMEIMSGKDADIKIGNALQLKDIPVGTVVHNIELKPGKGGQLVRSAGAEAQLLGKEGDYVLVRLRSGETRMILATCRATIGQVGNVEHELVNIGKAGRSRWLGKRPTVRGSVMNPSDHPHGGGEGRAPIGRKSPMSPWGKPTLGFKTRKKNKDTDKYIVRRRKK; encoded by the coding sequence ATGGCTATCAAAAAGTATAAACCGACCACAGCTGGTCGCCGTGGAATGTCTGTACTAGACTTTCAAGAGATTACTACTGACAAACCTGAAAAATCGTTGCTAACCCCATTGAAAAAACAAGGCGGACGTAACAACCAAGGTAGATTGACAGTACGTCATCAAGGTGGCGGACATAAGCGTCAATACCGTATCATCGACTTCAAACGTAACAAAGATGGAATTCCAGGTCGCGTTGCTACGATCGAATACGATCCAAACCGTTCTGCTAATATCGCACTTATCAACTATGTTGACGGTGAGAAGCGTTACATCTTAGCTCCTAAAGGGCTTAAAGTAGACATGGAAATCATGTCTGGTAAAGATGCCGACATCAAAATCGGAAATGCACTTCAACTTAAAGACATCCCAGTTGGTACAGTTGTACACAACATTGAACTTAAGCCAGGCAAAGGTGGACAGTTAGTACGTTCTGCTGGTGCAGAAGCTCAACTTCTTGGTAAAGAAGGAGACTACGTACTTGTACGTCTTCGTTCCGGTGAAACTCGTATGATTCTTGCTACTTGCCGTGCGACAATCGGTCAAGTTGGTAACGTTGAGCACGAACTAGTAAACATCGGTAAAGCTGGTCGTTCTCGTTGGTTAGGCAAGCGCCCAACCGTACGTGGTTCTGTAATGAACCCAAGTGATCACCCACACGGTGGTGGTGAAGGACGTGCGCCAATCGGACGTAAATCACCAATGTCTCCTTGGGGTAAACCAACACTTGGCTTCAAAACACGTAAGAAAAACAAAGACACGGATAAATACATTGTGCGTCGTCGTAAAAAATAA